The Cryomorphaceae bacterium genome contains a region encoding:
- a CDS encoding P-II family nitrogen regulator: MRFKLIVVTVKKDLTEKVIDTAKEAGATGATIIPGRGIGGEDRKTFFGLTIEGPTDVVLFLVEEHCVRRIFEAFEKHCNIREPGVGMALTLPVDEVVGIADQIDKFKDQARDQYL, encoded by the coding sequence ATGCGTTTTAAACTCATCGTTGTTACCGTAAAAAAAGACCTCACCGAAAAGGTCATTGACACAGCAAAAGAAGCCGGTGCTACCGGCGCCACCATTATCCCCGGCCGCGGTATTGGCGGCGAAGACCGGAAAACTTTTTTCGGCCTCACCATTGAAGGGCCTACCGATGTGGTGCTGTTTCTGGTGGAAGAGCATTGCGTGCGTCGCATTTTTGAAGCCTTCGAAAAGCATTGTAACATTCGCGAACCAGGTGTAGGCATGGCACTTACACTACCCGTGGATGAAGTGGTAGGTATTGCCGATCAGATTGACAAATTTAAAGACCAGGCACGCGACCAGTATTTGTAG